The sequence TGCATGTCGACGTCCTTCAGCTCGAACGCCACGCGCAGTTTCTTCAGCACCACGTTGTTGGTGACGCGCTTCTCCGGCGGGCGCGGCGGGCGGTTGTCGTCCTTGCCGCGGCGATGGAACACCAGGCCGTCGAGGAACAGCGCCAGCACCTTGTTGCTGCATTCGACGTAGCCGGGCTCCTCGTCCTTCTTCAGGAACGCCTGCACGTCCTCCTTCGCGACCGGATAGCCCGCATCCGCCAGGTGGATGAGTTCCACCACCTTGCCGTCGCTGAGATCGAGCATGTAGCGGATGGCGCGCAGTACGTCGTTGTTGATCATGTCGTTCCGATGGGTCACTGAGGACGCCATGCTACCGCGCCACGCCCGTCGCGATTAACCCCGTTCACTGCACGCCCGCGTTTCATCTTCCACCACCGGAGGAGAAACCGCCCCATGACCGCGAAAGCCCTGTTGAGCACCCTGCTGCTGGCCCTGCTGGTGATCCTGGCCGGCTGCGGCATCTCGAAGAAACCCGTCGCGAACATGCCGGTGACGGCCGGTGCGACACCGGCCGAACCGGTACCGGTCAAACCCGTGGCACCCACCGATCAGATGGCGAATGCGGCTGCCACGCCGATGCCGACGAGCCTGCCGCCGGCGCCACCGCAGCAGCCCGCCCCCGCGATGCAGCGCATGATGACGGGCCAGGGCGTGGCCGCCAACGCCTACCTGGCGCACCCGATGCTGATGCTGCCGATGCCCGGCGACATCAACACCGAGAACTACACCCATCGCGACAGCAACTCGGTGCAACTGGTCAGCGAGCAGCCGGTGTCCACCTTCGGCATCGACGTCGACACCGGCTCGTACACCAACGTGCGGCGCATGTTGAACGCAGGCCAGCTGCCGCCGGCCGACGCAGTGCGCGCCGAAGAATTCATCAACTACTTCGACTACGGCTACACGCCGCCCGCCGATCGCGAACAACCGTTCAGCGTCACCACCGAACTGGCGCCGGCGCCGTGGAACGCGCAGCGGCAGCTGCTGCTGGTGGGCATCCAGGGCTACCGCGTGCCGGCCGCGCAGATCCCCGCCTCGAACCTGGTGTTCCTGATCGACACCTCCGGCTCGATGGACGAAGCGGACAAGCTGCCGCTGCTCAAGGCCTCGCTGAAACAGCTGGTGCGCGAACTGCGCAAGCAGGACCGGGTCGCCATCGTCACCTATGTCGGCGCCGCCGGTGTCACCCTGCCCTCCACCTCCGGCGACCAGCACGCCGCCATCGATGCCGCCATCGACAGTCTCCGCGCCGGCGGTTCCACCAATGGCGGCGCCGGCATCGAGCTGGCCTATGCGCAGGCCGAACAGGGTTTCATCAAGGGCGGCGTGAACCGGGTGATCCTGGCCACCGACGGTGATTTCAATGTGGGCACGGTGAGCGAGGCAGCGCTGAAGACCACCATCGAGGACCATCGCAAGAGCGGCGTGGCGCTGACCACGCTGGGCTTCGGCGAGGGCAACTACAACGACGCGATGGCGGTGATGCTGGCCGACGTGGGCAACGGCAGCCACCACTACATCGACAACCTGCAGGAAGGCCGCCGCGTGCTGGTCGACGAGATGTCCGCCACCCTGCTGACGATCGCGCAGGACGTGAAGATCCAGCTCGAGTTCAACCCCGCACAGGTGCAGGAATACCGCCTGATCGGCTACGAAAAGCGCCTGCTGAAGCGCGAGGATTTCAACAACGACCAGGTCGACGCCGGCGAGATCGGCGCGGGCGCCAACGTCACCGCGATCTACGAGATCACCCCGAAAGGCTCGGCTGCCGCGCGCATCGATCCACTGCGCTACGGCGCACGCTCAACGCCGACCGAAGGCGGTCATGAGCTGGCCTTCCTGCGCCTGCGCTACAAGCTGCCGGGACAGTCGAC is a genomic window of Rhodanobacter thiooxydans containing:
- a CDS encoding DUF1456 family protein, with translation MINNDVLRAIRYMLDLSDGKVVELIHLADAGYPVAKEDVQAFLKKDEEPGYVECSNKVLALFLDGLVFHRRGKDDNRPPRPPEKRVTNNVVLKKLRVAFELKDVDMHQILESAGFPVSKPELSALFRQTDHKNFKLCGDQLLRNFLKGLTMRVRGAG
- a CDS encoding vWA domain-containing protein, whose translation is MTAKALLSTLLLALLVILAGCGISKKPVANMPVTAGATPAEPVPVKPVAPTDQMANAAATPMPTSLPPAPPQQPAPAMQRMMTGQGVAANAYLAHPMLMLPMPGDINTENYTHRDSNSVQLVSEQPVSTFGIDVDTGSYTNVRRMLNAGQLPPADAVRAEEFINYFDYGYTPPADREQPFSVTTELAPAPWNAQRQLLLVGIQGYRVPAAQIPASNLVFLIDTSGSMDEADKLPLLKASLKQLVRELRKQDRVAIVTYVGAAGVTLPSTSGDQHAAIDAAIDSLRAGGSTNGGAGIELAYAQAEQGFIKGGVNRVILATDGDFNVGTVSEAALKTTIEDHRKSGVALTTLGFGEGNYNDAMAVMLADVGNGSHHYIDNLQEGRRVLVDEMSATLLTIAQDVKIQLEFNPAQVQEYRLIGYEKRLLKREDFNNDQVDAGEIGAGANVTAIYEITPKGSAAARIDPLRYGARSTPTEGGHELAFLRLRYKLPGQSTSKLIERPIAAHAEAQASERLRYAAAVAAFADALRGGKYLDGYGYAQIAQLAGGARGSDVDGYRAGFVQLVKLADGLATHGHDDAGNTAAR